ACCAACCAGCCCGACGCGGGCACGGACGATCCCCTGAGCATCCACAATTTGCGGGTGCATATCCTTAGTCATGGCGATCGCTTTGATTTCTACAAGCGCGTCGTCTTGAATCGGTAGGAGATCGGTAGGAAATCGATAGGAGATTGATAGCCATCGGTGGCTGATGATTAGCTCATCGGGGTTCCGTTAGTGGCCTATCGGGGGCGATCGCCCGTCCTCAAGATTGCTCCCCGGGTTGATCTCCGGGTCTATCCCAATGAGTAACCCAATGAGTAATTACTCACAAAAATGTCCTGCGGTTCATTGCGTAGGGGACGAAAATGCGTCAGGATTCAGGCAACGGGGTGATGGCAGGCAGTTCCAAAACAAACCTAAAACTGTTTCAAACAATACAGTTTGTCATTGTTGTCCCGCTTGACACTAGACTATCGTGCTTCTAAAGCCGCACTCTATCCTGGAATCCCAGCGCTATGAAGATTCTCAAGACTCAGACGTTGCGAGGCCCCAACTACTGGAGCATTCGATACCCGAAGCTGGTGATCATCCGGCTCGACCTCGAAGACCTGAGCGATCGCCCGTCTAACGAAATCCCTGGATTTTACGACGGGTTGGTATCCCTCCTGCCCAGCTTGGTCGAACACTACTGCTCACCTGGCTGCCGGGGCGGGTTCCTCAGCCGCGTCCAGGAAGGCACCATGATGGGGCATATCGTGGAACACGTCGCGCTGGAATTGCAAACGCTGGCCGGGATGACCGTCGGCTTTGGGCGCACCCGCGAGACCTCGACTCCCGGTGTTTACCAAGTTGTGATTGAGTACAAAAACGAGCAGGCGGGTCGCTACGCAGCGCGGGCGGCGGTTCGCCTTTGCCAGAGCATCGTAGACACAGGTCGCTATCCCGTTGAAGAACTGGAGCAAGACCTGAACGACCTGCGAGAACTGGCGATGGAAGCGGCGCTCGGCCCCAGTACCGAGCATATCGTCGCCGCGGCCGAGGCGCGGGGGATTCCCTGGATGCCACTCAGCACGCGATCGCTCATCCAGCTTGGCTACGGCGAATATCAGAAACGTATCCAGGCCAGCCTCAGCAGCGGCACGGGCATTTTGGGCGTAGAGCTAGCCAGCGACAAGGAAGGGACGAAGCGGCTGCTGGCCGAAGCGGGTGTTCCGGTTCCTCGTGGCACCACGATTTACTACCTGGATGAACTGGAGCAAGCCATCGAAGACGTGGGCGGGTTCCCCATCGTCATCAAGCCGCTAGACGGCAACCATGGCCGCGGCATCACCATCGACATTAACTCAATGGCAGAAGCCGAGGAAGCCTACGATGCTGCCCAAGCTGCCTCAAAATCCCATGCAGTAATTGTCGAGCGCTTCTATCGCGGGCGCGATCACCGGATCTTGCTCGTCGGTGGCAAAGTGGTGGCAGTGGCAGAGCGCGTCCCTGCTCACGTCGTTGGCAACGGTCGCTCCACCATTGCTGAACTGGTGGACGAAACCAACCGCGACCCCCGCCGGGGGACAGGACACGACAACGTGTTGACCCAGATCGAGCTAGATCGCGCTGCCTTTCAAATGCTGGAGCGCCAGGGCTATGACCTGGATACAGTGCTGCCGATGGGGCAAGTGTGCTACTTGAAGGCGACCGCAAACCTTAGCACAGGCGGCATCGCCATCGATCGCACGGACGACATCCACCCTGAAAACCGCTGGATTGCCGAACGCGCCGCCAAAATCATCGGGCTGGACATTGCCGGATTGGACGTGGTAACCCCCGACATTTCTAAACCCATGCGCGAGGTGGATGGCGTAATTGTAGAAGTCAACGCCGCGCCGGGCCTGCGGATGCACTTCTCACCCAGCGAGGGTACGCCGCGCAACGTGGGCGAAGCCATCATCGACATGCTGTTTCCGCCCGGAACGCCCGGCCGTGTGCCCATTGTGGCGGTGACGGGCACCAATGGTAAAACCACCACCAATCGCCTGACCGCCCATATTTTCAAGCAAACGGGGCAAATCGTCGGCTACACTACCACCGACGGCATCTACATTGGCGACTATCTAGTGGAAAAGGGCGACACCACAGGGCCCCAAAGCGCCCAGGTGATTTTGCAAGATCCAACGGTGCAAGTCGCGGTGCTGGAAACGGCGCGGGGCGGGATTTTGCGCTCTGGGCTGGGCTTTAACCAGTGCGATGTGGGCGTGGTGCTGAATGTGGCGGCCGACCATTTGGGTATTGGCGATATCGATACGGTGGAGCAACTGGCACACCTTAAGAGCGTCGTGGCAGAAAGCGTCGGGGTGGGCGGCTATGCTGTGCTGAATGCGGATGACCCGCTGGTGGCGGCGATGGCTGGCCGCGTCAAGTCGCAGGTGGCCTACTTTGCCATGAACCCGGACAATCCCACGGTGCAAAACCACGTCGCTCAGGGTGGACTGGCGGCAATTTATGAAAACGGCTACCTGACGCTGGTGAAAGGCGACTGGGCGCTGCGGCTGATGGAGGCGGCCAGCGTGCCCCTGACGATGGGCGGCCGTGCGCCGTTTATGATTGCCAATGCGCTGGCGGCTTCGCTGGCGGCCTTTGCCCAGGGCGTTCCGGTCGAGGCCATTCGGCAGGGGCTTGCCACCTTCCAGGCCTCTGCCAGCCAGACTCCCGGCCGCATGAATCTGTTTAATCTGGGTGAGTTTCATGTCCTGTTGGACTATGCCCACAATCCCCACAGCTATGAGGCGCTGGGCGGCTTTGTGCGGAACTGGAACGGGGAGCGGATCGGGGTGATTGGCGGACCGGGCGATCGCCGCGATGAGGACTTCATTACCCTCGGTCGGCTCTCGGCTGCCATTTTCGACCGGATTTACATCAAAGAAGACAACGACACCCGTGGACGAGCGCGGGGCAGCGCAGCTGCGTTTATCGAAGAAGGTATTCGGCAAATCCAGCCAGATCTGAAATATGACGTGATTCTGGACGAAACCGAAGCCATTAATACGGCGCTGGATCAGGCCCCCAAGGATGCGCTAGTGGTGATTCTGCCGGAGAGCGTTAGCCGTGCCATGAGCCTGATCGATGCCCGCCGACCCATTTCGGAGGCGACCACGCTCCAGCCCACCCCCGAAGCCCCACCAGAGCCGCCAAGGTTGGAAGACAATCCCTTCGAGACGGGCTTTGAAGAGTTTGTGCCCTCTGTGGCAGAGGGATAGGCTGGGGTTAGGATTCAGCGCTGCTTGAGCCAGTCTGCTTGAGCCAGTCTTCTTCCCGCTTAAACGTGGTAGACCCCAACAGTTCCCAATTGCGTCGCTGCAATCGCCAGGTTACATTTCTCAGGGTTGCCATGCTCCCTGGTGCCAGTTTAAGCTGACTAATCGGTTTGACGACGGGATTGGCGATCGTCATTGGGTTTCCCTCCGCCTTCTGAAAGTGCTGCTTAGAAATGCTGCAAAAAATGCCACTTTAATGCCGCTTAATGCCGCCTTGAAGCTGCTCTTTGGATGAGTATAGGGTTCGAGCCTTTTGAGAATCGTGTTAAGCAGTCAGAGGCAAACTGTGTGAGGATAGTGCTGGCTCAACTTGCAGGCTGAGATTTGGGTATTTAAGCAATCGTTGGTAGCATTTGGCAATAATTGGCAACATTTAGGTTTCTCTAGGGTTTCTCATCAGGAAAGAATTATGTTGAAAGCGTCTGAGGTAATGTCCAAAGAAGTAGCGACCATTCGCGGCTCAGCCACGGTCTATGAAGCCGTCAAGCTGATGAAGGAAAAGGCGACCCGGACGCTGATTGTGGAACTGCGCCACAGCCAGGATGCCTATGGCATTGTGACTGAAACGGACGTGGTGTACAAAGTCGTCGCCTACGGCCTCGACCCAGCGCGGGTGCGCGTGTTTGAAATTATGACCAAGCCCTGCATCGTGGTGAATCCTGATCTGGGTGTGGAATATGTTGCGCGGCTATTTGCCAATACGGGCATTCACAGCGCTCCGGTGATTCAGGGCGGGCTGCTGGGGCTGATTACGCTGAACGACATCCTGACCAAGGGCGACTTTGTGGAACAGCCCAAGGCCGTGCTGCTGGAAAACCAACTGCAAGAGGCGATCGCCCATGCCCGACAGGTCTGCGCCGCCAAAGGCATCGACTCGCCAGACTGCGCTGCGGCGTGGGACATTGTGGAAGAATTGCGAGCCGAAGCCGCCCACCAAAAAGCCAATCGCACCTACGGCGATATCACAGGCGGCAAGTCTGCCTTTGAGCAATACTGCGAAGAGAACCCCGACGCACCCGAAGCGCGAATGTATGATTCGTAATTGGAATTCGTACGGACTTACGCACTTGCGATAAGTTTGCTGGGTTTTGGACGATTTCTCGCGGGCTGTGCCCGCGAGAAATCGTCCAACTGCGTGAGTCCTACCAAAATCTCAGATCAGCGGGATCCGAATGATAAACGTTGTGCCCTTGCCCACTTCCGATTCGCATTCCAGACTGCCGCCGTGACGCTGCACGACAATCTGGTAGCTGATGGACAGCCCTAGCCCTGTGCCTTTGCCAACGGGCTTGGTGGTAAAGAACGGATCAAACAGGCGATCGCGCGTTTCGGCAGAGATGCCCGGGCCGTTGTCGGCAATGCGAATGACAACGCAGCCAGTTGGCTCTGGCGACTGAGAGGGTGCGGGTTCGGCGGGCGGTGCGAGGGCGATCGCGGGCTGCGGCACAAACTCGGTCGAGATGGTAATCCGGCGTGGCGGGGGGCACTCTTCTAGCGCGTCGATCGCGTTCACCAGAATGTTCATAAACACCTGGTTTAACTGACCCGCATAGCATTCCACTTTGGGCAGCGATCCGTATTCTTTTTCAACGTCAATTCCTGTTCCTTCGGCGTGATTTTTTAGGCGATTTTGCAGGATCAACAGCGTGCTGTCAATGCCTTCGTGAATATCCACGGGCTTTTTCTCTGCTTCGTCGAGCCGAGAAAAGTTTCGCAGCGACAGCACAATCTGACGAATCCGGTCTGCGCCAATTTTCATCGAGGTCATCAGCTTGGGCAGATCGTCGGCAATAAAGTCTAGGTCGATCGACTGGAGCGCCTGAGCCACCTCATCCGGCGGATCGGGGATGTGATTTTGATACAGATTCAACAGATGCAGCAGGTCTTTGGTGTAGTTGTTGGCGTGAACCAAATTGCCATTGATGAAATTCACCGGATTGTTGATTTCGTGGGCAATGCCCGCCACCATCTGCCCCAGGCTGGACATTTTTTCGGACTGGATCAGGTGCGCCTGGGTCTGCTGGAGGTGCTGCAATGTCTGGCTGAGCTGGGCGGCTTGGGCTTCGGCGGCGATCGCCGCTTCTCGGCTGTGGGCATACAACTCCGCTTGGTCAATGGCGATCGCCACCTGGTCGGCAACGGCTTGCAGCAGTTCCACCTCGCTGTCTGTCCAGGCGCGGGGGCTGCTGTGGTAGCAGGCGATCGCCCCCAACTTGTGCGATCGCGTCTCTAGGGGCATCAGCAGATGAGCCACCGCATCGGCCCGGTTCAGCACCTCTAGCAAGCCCGGTTCCACCGCTCCGGGCCGCCCGTCGGCAATCCGCACCATTTCCAGATTCAGCACCTTTTCACCCAGCACCCGCCCCGGCCCCAGCGGATAGTCGCCCAGCAGGCTGAGCAGCGCCGGATTGCGGGCTTCGTGAGTAATCTCCAGCCGCGTTGCCTCCAGCGTCGAGCGACACCAGAGAAACTGGCAGCGATCCACTTGGAGCAGCGACCACACCTCACTCACCGTTGTTTCCAAGATCGCCTCCAGATCCAGCGACGCGCGAATCTGGCTGGCCAGGCGAAACAGCAGCGCCTCCCGCCGACTCAGCAACTCCTCTCGCGCCAGCGTCCGGTCGATGGCAACGGCGAGACTGTTGGAAATCCAGCCCAGGGTTTTATGCACCGTTTGGGCAAAGGGCAGATGGCTAAACAGCGCCATGACCCCGATTAAGCGATCCTCTGTGACCAGCGGGTAAGCCGCAAAGCCAACTATGCGCTCTTGCTCCAGCCAGTCTTTGGAGCCGATACACATATCATTTAGCACGTTGTCGGTGAGGTAGGGCTGCCGCGTTTGGGCAGCGTAGCCAATCACCGAAATGCCAATGGGAATGCGGTTTTGAAACTCCTTGGGGCAAGAGTAACCGCCTGTGCTGGCTTGTAGCTCTAGCAGCCGCGTTTCGGGATTAAGCGTCCACACGTAGGCCGAGTGCGCGTCGAGATACTGCACGAGTTGGGCCGTGCAGCGCTTCAGGATGTCAATAACAGTGCCGCCCTGGGATAGGGTTACGCCGACGGCCGCGCCCAGTTCCGCCAAGTGCGATCGCGCTTTGAGTTCCTGCTCTGCTTCTTTGCGCTCCGTGATGTCCGTTCGCAGGGCGATATAACGCTGAGGCTTGCCTGTCTCATCGAGAATCGGCACGATGGTCGTATCCACCCAGTAGAGGATATTGTTCTTAGCCCGGTTGCAAATTTCGCCGCGCCACACATTGCCAGAGGATATGGTCTGCCACATATCCCGGAAAAACTCCCGCGAGTGATAGCCAGAGCTAATCAGCCGATGATCTTGCCCGATTAGCTCCTCGCGAGAATACCAGGAGATTTCGCAGAATTTATCGTTGGCGTAGAGGATCTTGCCCTGAGGGTCGGTAACGGCGGCGATGGAGTGCTGATTTAGCGCGAAGGCCAGGTCAGAAAGCAAGTCGTACTGCGGCGGTTTGGGATCGAGCGGCGCATCTGCCGAAACTTCGCTGGCAGTGGCGCACAAGAGCTGGCGGTCTTGCAGCGGCCCAATGCGCCACTGGAGCCGATGATAGCTGCCGTCGCGGTGGCGGCATCGGTTTTGAAAGGTGACTTTCTTCCCTTTGGCGACGACTTTTTGAATGTGGTTGAGGGTGATTTCCCAGTCGTCGGGATGGATAAATTCTAGGAACGGCTTGGCCATGAGTTCTGCTGCGGTATAGCCCAGCAGCTTGCGCCAGGCGGGGTTGAGCCGCTTGAGGTAGCCGTCTGCGCCCATCACGCAGGCCAGATGGGCCGATAGGGAAAACAGCAGCTTTTGCTCGGTTTCGGCGGCGTGGTGCTGGGCAATCGCCTCTGTCAGAGCCGCCGTGCGCCGCCGTAGCTCAAGTTGAGCAATGACCTGTCGCGCCAGCAGCCGCAAGCCGTCCATCAGCCCTTCCGATGGATTTCCCGGCTCCCAGCCCATCACCGCCAGTACGCCCAGCGCCGCCCCCGCCGGACTCAGCAGCGGCACGCCAGCATAGAAACGTACCGCAGGCGTACCCACGGTGATCGGCTCAAATACAAACCGCTCATCCTGCTGCAAGTCTATCACCAGCAGACCGTCTTCGGCGGCCAGCGTGCTGTCCAGGCACACCAGCGGATGGCAGGGCGTGTTTTCGGGCCAGCCCGTCAGCGCCTTCAGCCAATAGCGGTCTTCGCCTGCCAGCGCCGAACTGTCGCCTCGCAAAAAGGCGATCAGCCCCACCGACACGCCTCCTAACTGCGCTGCCAACCGCGCCAGCCCATCAAACCCCTCTTCGGGCGTGCTGTCTAAAATGTTGTACTGACGCAGCACATCGAGCGTAGCAAAGTCGGGAACTGGCATAGTTGTGGCACGGAAAGCAAGAGAAATGAGGGGCGGATAGGCGACGGGCTGCGAACCTGTGAAGCGACGGAAAACTTTTGACTCAGCTCAGTACTAGACTCATACACTTGCGATCAGTTTTCTGGACTTTGGATGGTTTCTTGCGGGCGTGACCCGTAAGAAGTCCTCCCACTGCATAAGTGCCCCATATTTTCTAAAATACCAGCGCCAGAAGAGGGGACAAAGCCCCCAATCGCTCATCTTTCCTAGAGTTCCCTTACCTCTGGAAGACTATACAGTGGATTGGGGGGCTGCCTGGTGGGGCGGAGCAACGGGCAGCACGACGGTGAAACAGGTTTGTCGGGCGGCACTGGCGACCTGAATGCTGCCACCCAGATGTTCTGTCATTTTTTGCACCAAAGCCAGCCCCAGCCCTGTGCCCCCTTGTTTCCAGCGGTCGATGCCAGGGACGCGATAGAACTTCTCAAAAATATGGTCTAGCGCCTCGGTGGGGATTTCCACACCAGAGTTGCAGACACGCAGCACAAAAAAGCCTGAATTAGACGAGTAAAGAGAGGCGAAATTTTGCGCTGAGGCGAGATTTGGGGCAGCAGCGAAGGGCTTGAGGGCAAACGGGCGATCGCCCCCGGTCGCTTTGGCTATCGTTTCAGTCGTCGTTTCAGCCGTCGTTTCAGTCATCACAGCAGTTTCGCAGTCAAACGGGCCGACAGCGCAAGCAGCCACCCGAATTTTTTCACCGGGCGGTGTGTATTTGCAGGCATTGTTGAGCAGTTCTGTCAAAATGCGCTCCAGGCAGGCTGGGTCGGACGTGATGACGGGCAGCTTGTCGGAAATTTCAATCTGCAAAGTCTGCTGGCGGTTGCGGATGCGCTCCTGAAACGACTCGACAATGTGCAGCACCCAGTCCTGGAGGGAGATGGGTTCCAGCTCAAGGGCCTGTGTCCCGGAGGCGAGGCGCTGTAAATCGAGCAGGTCGTTGATTAAATTAGCCTCACGTTCGCACTCCGCTTCTAAAATCTTTAGATATTGCTCGCGCCGCTCGTTGTGCTGCGACAGTTTCAGCATATTGATCGCCATTTTAATATTGGTAATCGGGGTTCGCAGTTCGTGAGAGACGGTGCTGAGAAAATCGTCCTTGAGCAGGTTCAAGTCTTCCAGTGCCTTGAGCTGAATTTGGGCCGCTTCATATAGCCGCGCCTGCCGCAGGGCGATCGCACACTGGCTGGCCACCTGCTGCACCAGCCGCACCTCTGGCTCCTCAAAGCATTCGCCCTGCGGCTTAAATAGCCATAGATCCCCCAACACGCCCTGATCGTCCCAAATTGGATGGGCCAGCACCGTCATCATGCAGGCAGTGGGGCGGACTGGATGGGGCAGCGCGGCGCAAAACTGGCAGGATTCTCCCCGCAGCAGCAAACCATGAACCTCAGAAAACTCGTTGGGAATGGCAAAGCTCGTGCCCAGCGCCGACGGCAGGGCAACTGTATATTCGTACTGAATTGTCGAATACTTCTGGTCGGCACTGTAGAGCGCTGCATCACAACAGAGGAGGTTTAGCTCTTGCCCCAGCGCCTGCACCGCCGTCTGCAAAATCTGTGACTCGTCCAGGCTGTCGCGCACGCTGTCGGTAATGCGCCTGACCAATGCTTCGTAGCTCAGCGCCTGCTGAATCGCGCCAAACTGCTGGGTCAGCGTTTTGCCCATCGTTCTAAAGTTTTTGACCAGAAACGCGAGTTCGGTGATCTGGCTGTCGGGCCAGTCGATGGGCTGCCCAGCCAGCAGCTTGTCGGGTAGATTGGTCGTTACCTGGGCAAGCCGGGACAGGGGGCGCACCATCCGCTGGCTCACCAGCGCCGACACCAGCAGCGCCAGCAGCGCGATCGCCAGCAGCAGCGCCAAATTTCGAGAGTAGATGCTCTGGATATTTCGCATATCCGGCTGGGCAGAAGCCATGACTTCCAGCGTCCAGGGCAGGCCTACATCCACAGGCACTTCCTGCACAAAGGAGGAGTTGATCCAGCGCACCATGATGGGCCGGTGTTTGTCGGGAAATAGCTGGTAGAAATGCTCATCCAGTTGCTCAATGCTGCTATTCTCCGGCAGTTGCAGCAGCGAACCGGGTGGGCGATCGCCCTGCGTACTTAACACCACTACCTGCCGCCGCCCAATGAGCGTGAGATCCAAATCCTGGTCGCCAGCGCTCTGTCGCAGCAGGGACTCGACTCGATCGAGCGTCAGTTCACTGGTGATTAGTCCTTCAACCTGCCCATCCCGTACAATGGGAAAATTCCAGATGACATAGGGCGGCGAACCAGACACCACATCCGACAGAATCGGCTGGAGTGTCTGTCGAGCCAGGGCTGCATAGGGGCTTAGTGGGGCGATCGCCGCGTCGAATGCTTTACCAAACGGCTCATCAAACGCTTCATCAGACCGATTGCTCGATCGCGATCTGTTGTGGCTGGAAACCAGCAGCCGCCCCTCCCGATTCCACACCTGCACTTGGCGCAGATCAGGCAGCAGCCGTTGGGTCGATTCGAGATGGTGCTGCAAATGCTCCAGATCCGTCTTGTGATACTGCACGACTTGCAGCGCTAGTTCGTTCGCCGACCGCAGATTTTCCTGATGCCACGACCGCAGCGCTGCCACGGCATAGCCCGATACCCGACTGAGATCGGCCCGGGCTTCGGCCCGAATATTGTCCACCACATCGCGGCTGGCAAGCACAATCAGCAGCAGCGTCGGAAAAAAGACAAACGCCACCAGCAGGTTAAACAAGGTTTGCTGAACAGCGAGAGAGTTGATGGCGCTGGGTCGATTTAGCCAGCGGTGGATGGGCAAATAGGTCATCAATAGGCTGGCAACCAGCGCATTGAAGATGCCATTCACAGGCTGCTTGAGCAAAATGATTTGCACCTGGAAGGGGTCGGCCTGCAACACGCCCGCATAGAAAAACCAGCCCAGGGGAACCCCGATCAGCAGCCAGAAGAGTCCATCCAGCAGCACGATGTTTGGACGGTTTGTGGGGCGATCGCCATAAAACAAAACACCCACAAACAGCGCCTCCAGCGTAAAAACCACGCCCGCGTAGAAATGTCCCCACAGAAAGTAGGTACAAACACCACTCAGCGCCCCTGCCAACACGCCCCACCGAACCCCATAAAACCCCACCACCAGCCACACGGCAATGGAGCCAAAAATCAGGTCAATGTTAAAAAACAGGTTCCATCGCGCCAGATTGCCCAGATAGCTAGCGACAAGCAAAATCAACAGACCCAGAAGACTTCTGCGCCGGAGAGGGAAACCAGTGAGTTGCCTCAGTTGACGCTTTAGCCCCATATCATCTGCCCTGTCCAATAGGCTTTACAGCATCTACCCCCGCCACTCAGCATTTCTTTGCAGTTCGCTCTTTGGGGAATGTGCGAGCGCCAGCATAAAGCATCAAAGCCTATGAAATGGTGTGTTACGGCTACGGCCTAACAGCACCCTGCGATGCGCCTATAGTGTGCTTAGAGTGCGCCTAGAGTGCGATGTATTATCGCCTACGCACTAATCGCCTCAGCACTAATCGCCTACGCAGTGAATCTGCGATCGCACGCTGCTGTTTCTATATAACCCCAGGTGGCTTGCGGAATCTGCATTTACAAGTGGGTCTGTTTCAAAAGTTGATTTTTAGGCCAGGTTTTTCAATGCTAGGACTTACGCAGTTGGACGATTTCTCACGGGCTGTGCCCGTGAGAAATCGTCCAAAACCTGGAAAATTTCATTTCAAGTGCGTAAGTCCTAAATGCATTAATGTAGTCCAGAAACAACCCAGGATTCGGAAATCTCTCCTGGGAAATTCGAGCTTTCCATCTGGGCTTGGTATGATCCGCATTATCACAATAAAGGAGTGGATTCGCAGAAATCCCGATTGTTTAGGGAGACAGCCATGAATCAAAACGGCTATGGGGGGGTGCGGTTTACCCTGTCAGGACTGGGGTTTTGGATAACCTTGCTGGCGATCGCCTGGCTGCTGGGCATGGTGGGGCTGGGCTGGCTGGTGAAGTCTTTTATCGTGCTGATTGGGCTGCTGATTCTAACGCCCGTGATTGCCTTTTTTGCCTTTCGCTGGTGGCTCAGCCGCAACCTAGTAGAAGCCCCCTGCCCCGTCTGCGACACTCGCTCCGCAGGCATCAACGGCACCCAACTCCGCTGCCCCAACTGCGGCGAGGCGCTGCGGGTCGAAAAAGGCGCATTCTATCGCCTCACGCCACCGGGCACGATTGATATACAGGCCGTGGAGATCGAGGCTCGCCCCATTGAAGAAGCAAAGGATGAGACGGGCTAGACGTGCTCGATGGCTGCCGTTTTTGCATGGCTGCCGTTTTTGCAAATTGCAGGAACAGCGCAGCAGCTTGATAAGTTGCTAGGCAGTGTCTTAAGACTTTCTAGGTCGTTGATTGCCCTGAGTCAATCCCCCTAAATCCCCGCGCTTACGCGCCGCTTCGCTAGAAAAAAGGGGGACTTCCGGAGTAGCTCGGCTCGGTTCCCCGTTAAGGGGGGCTAGAGGGGATCGACGGGTTTTAAAACACGCCCTACGCTGCTTAATCCCAAGCGCTAAACCCTAAGCGCTAAACCCTAAGCGCTGAGATATCGCCGTACAAAAGTTTCCACCGTTTCTAGCTGAATGCCATAGGCAGACTCAAGCTTCTCCACCTCAGCAGGCGTGGTGTAAAACTCATTGGCTAGCAGCGTGCGGAAGGTGCCCAGCGATGCTTTTAGCTCTGGATTCACCAGACCAATTGCCGCCCGCAGCCCGTCGATTGCCAGCAGCGGCGGGTTGATCAAAATCGGCTCCTTTTTGAAGATGCGGGCAAAGATATTGGGAATTTCGCCGCGCTCCAGGATTTCCGGGCCGCCTGCATTGAAAGTCTGCCTGTGGGCGGCGGGTGTGGTGGCCGAGGCGATCGCCAGTTTGGCCAGATCATCAGTGCTAATAATAGAGGTGCGCGTTTTGGGGTCACCAATCAGCAGATACACGCCGCTCTTGCGAAACTGTTCCGCTAGAGGTAAGAGATTAGACGCAAAGCCAGACGGCCGCAGAATTGTGTAGTTCAGCCCGCTGGCTTGCAGATATTTCTCTACTGCTGCCTTTGCTTTGAACACGGGCGCGTCTT
The Thermoleptolyngbya sichuanensis A183 DNA segment above includes these coding regions:
- a CDS encoding ATP-binding protein, translating into MILLVASYLGNLARWNLFFNIDLIFGSIAVWLVVGFYGVRWGVLAGALSGVCTYFLWGHFYAGVVFTLEALFVGVLFYGDRPTNRPNIVLLDGLFWLLIGVPLGWFFYAGVLQADPFQVQIILLKQPVNGIFNALVASLLMTYLPIHRWLNRPSAINSLAVQQTLFNLLVAFVFFPTLLLIVLASRDVVDNIRAEARADLSRVSGYAVAALRSWHQENLRSANELALQVVQYHKTDLEHLQHHLESTQRLLPDLRQVQVWNREGRLLVSSHNRSRSSNRSDEAFDEPFGKAFDAAIAPLSPYAALARQTLQPILSDVVSGSPPYVIWNFPIVRDGQVEGLITSELTLDRVESLLRQSAGDQDLDLTLIGRRQVVVLSTQGDRPPGSLLQLPENSSIEQLDEHFYQLFPDKHRPIMVRWINSSFVQEVPVDVGLPWTLEVMASAQPDMRNIQSIYSRNLALLLAIALLALLVSALVSQRMVRPLSRLAQVTTNLPDKLLAGQPIDWPDSQITELAFLVKNFRTMGKTLTQQFGAIQQALSYEALVRRITDSVRDSLDESQILQTAVQALGQELNLLCCDAALYSADQKYSTIQYEYTVALPSALGTSFAIPNEFSEVHGLLLRGESCQFCAALPHPVRPTACMMTVLAHPIWDDQGVLGDLWLFKPQGECFEEPEVRLVQQVASQCAIALRQARLYEAAQIQLKALEDLNLLKDDFLSTVSHELRTPITNIKMAINMLKLSQHNERREQYLKILEAECEREANLINDLLDLQRLASGTQALELEPISLQDWVLHIVESFQERIRNRQQTLQIEISDKLPVITSDPACLERILTELLNNACKYTPPGEKIRVAACAVGPFDCETAVMTETTAETTTETIAKATGGDRPFALKPFAAAPNLASAQNFASLYSSNSGFFVLRVCNSGVEIPTEALDHIFEKFYRVPGIDRWKQGGTGLGLALVQKMTEHLGGSIQVASAARQTCFTVVLPVAPPHQAAPQSTV
- a CDS encoding SDR family oxidoreductase; this encodes MFLVTGATGGLGKRIVRQLREQERPVRAFVRLTSRYGELEKRGAEIFIGDLTQERDLQKALQGVQYIISAHGSNEASGGAQALDYRANIDLIDQAKATGVQHFTFISVMGADRNYEDAPVFKAKAAVEKYLQASGLNYTILRPSGFASNLLPLAEQFRKSGVYLLIGDPKTRTSIISTDDLAKLAIASATTPAAHRQTFNAGGPEILERGEIPNIFARIFKKEPILINPPLLAIDGLRAAIGLVNPELKASLGTFRTLLANEFYTTPAEVEKLESAYGIQLETVETFVRRYLSA